One genomic window of Enoplosus armatus isolate fEnoArm2 chromosome 19, fEnoArm2.hap1, whole genome shotgun sequence includes the following:
- the armt1 gene encoding damage-control phosphatase ARMT1, giving the protein MMAAGQTVHGVPPSLSAKVVGSFAYLTVRDRLPTILTKVIDTIHRNKNKFFEEYGEEGIQAEKQTISLLSKMRNELQTDKPVLTLTDGLQDTESWNQYMQRQQRLQGDQESVSWFKSPWLYMECYMYRRIQEAFWLNPPISDYDVFNEGKTQSFFESQQAVMTLCTYLEGVNKSMEELSKNQLFEHFNKLLQVSLWGNKCDLSISAGQDNSQKASPIDSLNSLQPFILVDDSNMVWSTLISAQRPGQPGRTNAGRVDIVLDNAGFELVTDLVLADFLVSSGLVREVHFHGKSFPWFVSDVTANDFQWTIRQTMAANHKWMSKRGVQWQSYLKEGVWSYHDHPFWTQPHEFCDMAADAPDLYATLQGADQVLFKGDLNYRKLTGDRDWDHTVGFDTALRGFGPAPLCSLRTLKANIQVGLQPGQGEKLTSQDPDWMTSGKYAVIQFYSPKSEQ; this is encoded by the exons ATGATGGCGGCTGGTCAAACTGTGCACGGAGTTCCTCCTTCACTGTCTGCCAAAGTGGTTGG GTCATTTGCCTATTTGactgtgagagacagactgcCGACCATCCTGACCAAAGTTATAGACACAATACATcgcaacaaaaacaagttttttgAAGAATACGGAGAG GAGGGTATCCAGGCAGAGAAGCAAACAATATCTCTTTTGTCTAAGATGAGGAATGAACTGCAAACTGATAAGCCAGTACTAACCCTGACAGACGGCCTGCAAGACACAGAGTCCTGGAACCAGTACATGCAGCGACAGCAGAGACTGCAAGGGGACCAGGAGTCCGTCAGCTGGTTCAAGTCTCCATGGCTTTATATGGAGTGCTACATGTACCGCAGGATACAGGAGGCCTTCTGGCTCAA tcCTCCCATCAGTGACTATGACGTCTTTAATGAGGGGAAGACTCAGAGCTTTTTTGAGTCTCAGCAGGCTGTGATGACCTTATGTACATACCTGGAGGGTGTCAACAAGAGCATGGAGGAACTCTCTAAGAATCAGCTGTTTGAGCATTTTAACAAACTGCTACAG GTTTCTCTATGGGGGAACAAGTGTGATCTGTCTATCTCTGCTGGCCAAGACAACTCACAGAAGGCCAGTCCAATAGATTCCCTCAACAGCCTACAACCTTTCATCTTGGTGGATGACTCCAACATGGTATGGTCAACTCTTATTTCCGCCCAGAGGCCCGGACAGCCGGGGAGAACCAATGCAGGCAGAGTGGACATTGTTCTAGACAATGCTGGCTTTGAGTTAGTCACTGACTTGGTCTTAGCAGATTTCCTGGTTTCCTCCGGCCTTGTCCGTGAGGTCCATTTTCACGGCAAATCCTTCCCATGGTTTGTCTCTGATGTCACAGCTAACGATTTTCAGTGGACCATCCGACAGACCATGGCGGCCAATCACAAGTGGATGTCCAAGAGGGGTGTCCAGTGGCAGAGCTACCTGAAGGAGGGTGTGTGGTCCTATCATGACCATCCTTTCTGGACACAGCCCCATGAGTTCTGTGACATGGCAGCTGATGCTCCTGACCTGTACGCGACCCTGCAGGGGGCAGACCAGGTGCTGTTTAAAGGGGATCTCAACTACAGAAAGCTGACGGGGGACAGGGACTGGGATCACACAGTGGGCTTCGATACTGCACTACGAGGTTTTGGGCCTGCACCACTGTGTAGCCTGAGGACTCTTAAGGCCAACATTCAGGTAGGTCTGCAGCCGGGCCAAGGAGAGAAGCTCACCTCCCAAGATCCAGACTGGATGACCAGTGGCAAGTACGCTGTCATTCAGTTCTACAGCCCAAAGTCAGAACAGTAA
- the zbtb2b gene encoding zinc finger and BTB domain-containing protein 2b, with amino-acid sequence MELANHGLILLQQLNAQREFGFLCDCTVAIGDVFFKAHKAVLAAFSNYFRMLFIHQDSDCVRLKAADIQPDIFSYLLNLMYTGKLAPQLIDPTRLEQGVRFLHAYPLLQEASQSVYSHPEHSINLSTSLYGIQISDQQVALSARLPNRRQLSSPFDMEQLSSEGKYPSTPTATASYANSLPSKLASSPLDMEASTSGTKPTVEEGGMDSLSADGSSVSAILHVKPSIMKRSSSFRKHYSCHLCRSRFTQRSMLREHLLQHTQALQQTPAEPSNALSPVMTGEHSMLEVEGVLKGHRAGSSALASTTAVEVISDSEQTPVSGTNSDSPRAEVSTSSWGVGGLNSQADTPPPSDIADIDNLESADLDREVKRRKYECSTCGRKFIQKSHWREHMYIHTGKPFKCSACGKSFCRANQAARHVCLNQGADTYTMVDRQSMELCAAGDDSSQMEAMFLGSSKPYKCNICATTFSSPNEVIKHLCFTQGGLVGLQGNTGAGMLLQREEFSKDEGSDLSNSGTPLEPIKTEEILVE; translated from the exons ATGGAGTTGGCCAACCATGGTcttatcctgctgcagcagcttaaCGCTCAGAGGGAGTTTGGCTTCCTGTGCGACTGCACTGTGGCTATAGGAGATGTCTTCTTCAAAGCCCACAAAGCTGTCCTCGCTGCCTTCTCCAACTACTTCAGAATGCTCTTCATTCACCAGGACAG tgactGTGTGCGCCTGAAGGCTGCTGACATACAGCCAGATATCTTCAGCTACCTCCTCAACCTGATGTACACAGGCAAGCTTGCACCCCAGTTAATAGACCCTACACGGCTGGAGCAGGGGGTCAGATTCCTGCATGCCTATCCACTCTTGCAGGAGGCCAGCCAGTCTGTGTATTCCCACCCTGAGCACAGCATCAACCTTTCCACCTCCCTCTACGGCATCCAGATCTCTGACCAACAGGTCGCGCTTTCAGCTAGGCTGCCCAATCGACGGCAGCTCTCCTCACCTTTTGACATGGAGCAGCTCAGCTCAGAGGGGAAGTATCCGTCCACGCCAACTGCCACAGCTTCATACGCAAATTCCTTACCGTCCAAGCTAGCTTCCTCCCCCCTAGACATGGAGGCCTCAACCAGTGGCACCAAGCCTACAGTCGAGGAGGGGGGGATGGACTCGCTAAGTGCAGATGGTTCCTCAGTCAGTGCCATCCTACATGTAAAGCCCAGCATCATGAAGAGGAGTTCCTCCTTTCGGAAGCATTACTCCTGTCATCTGTGCAGGAGCCGATTCACCCAGAGAAGCATGCTGAGAGAACACCTCCTCCAACACACCCAGGCTCTACAGCAGACGCCAGCTGAGCCCAGCAACGCACTCTCACCTGTCATGACTGGAGAACATAGCATGCTAGAGGTAGAAGGGGTCTTAAAGGGACACAGGGCAGGGTCAAGTGCCTTGGCTTCCACTACAGCAGTAGAGGTAATCAGTGACAGTGAGCAAACACCTGTTTCGGGTACCAACTCGGACTCTCCCCGAGCAGAGGTGTCCACGTCCAGCTGGGGAGTGGGAGGATTAAATTCTCAGGCAGACACACCGCCTCCGTCAGACATTGCGGACATCGACAACCTGGAGAGTGCCGACTTGGACAGGGAGGTGAAGCGGCGGAAGTATGAGTGCTCCACCTGTGGGCGCAAGTTCATTCAGAAAAGCCACTGGCGTGAACACATGTACATCCACACGGGCAAGCCCTTCAAATGCAGTGCTTGCGGCAAGAGCTTCTGCCGGGCCAACCAGGCAGCCCGCCACGTGTGTCTTAACCAGGGGGCCGACACCTACACCATGGTGGACCGACAGAGCATGGAGCTGTGCGCTGCGGGCGACGACAGCAGCCAGATGGAGGCGATGTTCTTGGGCTCGTCAAAGCCTTACAAGTGTAACATTTGTGCGACCACCTTCTCCAGTCCCAATGAGGTGATCAAACACTTGTGCTTCACCCAAGGGGGATTAGTGGGGCTGCAGGGCAACACGGGCGCAGGGATGCTGCTCCAGCGGGAAGAGTTTTCCAAAGATGAAGGCTCTGATTTGTCCAACTCTGGCACCCCACTGGAACCCATAAAGACTGAGGAAATCCTCGTAGAGTAG
- the akap12b gene encoding A-kinase anchor protein 12b produces MGAESSVQRDGKSQEDASASASASASASAGELSAEVNVLQEGGSVLDSKPLQKNGQISSMASLNGHSEDNTLAEVGQPDGVSVAQKEEAPETMDTIQDEVAPQVNGEKVEKESPDANDISTVEEKAAEEKPDDASEVGFKKIFRFVGFKFTLKKDKSEEKDPVKLLTVKDKDGDEVSGTDEPTKEEEAATAEEKSTAEEKEADTEASTAEAEIDKDSDKAETMDAPVEATDEAAKEEGAEKEGETTPPSQETTLSPFRKLFSGGLFSNLRKKASIKKTKEEEDKEADVEEETAKTEETAAGVEEKEEKEKEEQETKETAPATPEEGKTEPKEEAPATPEEAKSETTPEPEVTVETPVPAAATTDETKQEEEKAELSAEEEKAPAGITSEAELLSSQEKAKPQGSPLKKLFTGAGLKKLSTKKQKTKKDTETKLTESGEQTAEQLQSSTDSAEIPKADSGPSSPEESGEHVIAVEVTQNESSQETEGEVASDGEKKKEGIIAWSSFKKLVTPKKRVKRSSESEDEASGEKPAKSATLSSSESAPLADKSVEEEAKEDKPTEEEPKTENTEKLVSSTEEPKKKMDTSVSWEALMCMGGPKKRTRRTSDSDDEETKIEEELPAAAGEQEGKTEAAIVTSQNTVKSEESEGEIVSSPEPLSSPPERESAWDTLKRIVMSKKQAKVEEKQEETAEQVQSDSEAPKDESSFSLKKFLPGRRKKKAEKQASTEQGSGEEDSDTPAVVPLSEYEDQVETEQEAPAEAAAVQIKVSAEDRSPSWIPAIVEDIDDKHDELSDIPEEAENAATPKSVDTDITEDETEGEASPPLKALGHTGRRLSTAEVKPVAPDPADETTPVPQGPKPESANEVMVGIEAQSSEIPPKSSVTVEDVPIEAALEKMEYAPPTENAESKTNTTLEPHASNEAMAICTGLGTKEIAKVALEKPAMPIIECVAVIRDALSTEVSQEEKPAYGEEAAVTEDAVLKAQVHQVEATELEPVVENSLSEVVDIQAASGSNEPEIEVVGIVNTVVKESEVLQPTVMSENSPKAAVVSPISPTSETTVCTQSVEVTEPTVETKEVKMEIKQLAATEENNLVKEVVQGVTEEITMKTEPAFPVVVASEEGPVITETVVLVAPLSVESDQVATSDMVTMEEGIVLETMEATTFQTAELEISAVIEQASKETEEIKEDVQQAGEIEAQSMVIAQAVIQDAMDKVSEDAPEPKKPTTPTATIPEAVQAVATTEKEIEITTEIPIITDTPVAVVCVKSPAPKSPQPLFVAMEVIDTIPVEVIESLDAPVEEEKKPEEGLKKAVEVKVSDETVIVEEVVESQTGEELEQVEEEQSREEDPEVQERDVKEAAEEVKPQLEEAKSDETSEENTEKVQEIHIPVQVVLQTAQVIEAPSVEEEAAVEFDSNGPVAEDVKAESTASENKLSTLTEEPQATASAELSAPSEVTEAAASQPETEKTSSVKCAEVMAQVMEVIEEAVKEIEPVSTEITATS; encoded by the coding sequence TTGGCCAGCCTGATGGTGTGTCTGTGGCTCAAAAGGAGGAGGCTCCCGAGACTATGGACACCATCCAGGATGAAGTGGCTCCTCAAGTGAATGGCGAGAAAGTCGAGAAAGAGTCTCCTGATGCCAATGACATCTCCACTGTTGAGGAGAAAGCAGCGGAGGAGAAACCTGATGATGCCAGTGAAGTAGGCTTCAAGAAGATCTTCCGCTTTGTGGGCTTTAAGTTCACtctgaagaaagacaaaagtgaGGAAAAAGACCCTGTGAAGCTACTGACAGTCAAAGATAAAGATGGAGACGAGGTCAGTGGGACTGATGAACccacaaaggaggaggaggctgccaCTGCTGAGGAGAAGAGCACAGCTGAAGAAAAGGAGGCTGATACAGAGGCATCTACTGCTGAGGCTGAAATCGATAAAGATAGTGACAAAGCTGAAACCATGGATGCCCCAGTTGAAGCTACTGATGAAGCAGCCAAGGAGGAAGGAGctgaaaaggaaggagagaccACACCACCATCCCAGGAGACCACCCTGTCCCCCTTCAGGAAGCTCTTCAGTGGAGGACTCTTCTCTAACCTGAGAAAGAAAGCCAGCATCAAGaagacaaaagaggaggaagacaaggaggCAGATGTTGAGGAGGAGACAGCTAAGACAGAAGAAACTGCTGCTGGtgtggaggaaaaggaggagaaggagaaggaggagcaAGAAACCAAGGAGACGGCACCAGCAACTCCtgaggaaggaaaaacagagcCCAAGGAGGAGGCACCAGCTACTCCAGAGGAAGCAAAATCAGAGACTACCCCAGAGCCTGAGGTCACTGTTGAAACCCCTGTTCCTGCTGCAGCTACTACTGATGAAACCaaacaagaagaggaaaaggcTGAACTTAGtgcagaagaggagaaggcTCCAGCAGGGATAACTTCTGAGGCTGAGCTGCTATCTTCACAGGAGAAAGCAAAGCCCCAGGGAAGCCCCCTTAAGAAGCTTTTCACTGGTGCTGGTTTGAAGAAGCTCTCAACTAAGAAACAGAAGACCAAGAAAGATACTGAGACCAAGCTCACTGAGTCTGGGGAGCAGACAGCTGAGCAGCTTCAATCCTCCACCGACTCAGCAGAGATTCCAAAAGCTGATAGTGGGCCCTCATCTCCAGAGGAGTCAGGAGAGCATGTTATTGCTGTTGAGGTGACCCAGAATGAGTCTAGCCAAGAGACTGAAGGTGAAGTTGCCtctgatggagagaagaaaaaagagggtATCATTGCCTGGTCCTCCTTCAAGAAACTAGTAACACCCAAGAAGCGTGTGAAAAGGTCTTCTGAGAGTGAAGATGAAGCCTCGGGTGAGAAGCCAGCAAAGTCAGCCACCCTTTCCTCTTCTGAGAGTGCCCCATTAGCAGATAAGAGTGTTGAGGAGGAGGCTAAGGAGGATAAGCCAACTGAGGAAGAgccaaagacagaaaacactgagaaactGGTCAGCAGCACCGAGGAGcccaaaaagaaaatggacaCCTCTGTCTCCTGGGAGGCTCTAATGTGTATGGGTGGACCCAAAAAGAGGACTAGGAGGACCTCTGATTCTGATGATGAGGAGACCAAGATTGAAGAGGAattaccagcagcagcaggggagCAGGAGGGCAAAACTGAGGCTGCAATTGTCACTTCCCAAAACACAGTGAAGAGTGAAGAGAGTGAAGGTGAAATTGTTTCCTCCCCTGAACCTTTAAGCAGTCCCCCTGAGAGAGAGTCTGCCTGGGACACACTGAAACGCATAGTTATGTCAAAGAAACAGGCCAAAGTTGAGGAAAAGCAAGAGGAGACTGCAGAACAAGTCCAGTCAGACAGTGAAGCACCAAAAGATGAGTCATCATTCTCCTTGAAGAAGTTCTTGCCTGGACGCAGGAAGAAGAAGGCTGAAAAACAAGCCTCCACTGAACAGGGCTCAGGTGAGGAGGACTCCGACACTCCAGCTGTGGTTCCTCTTTCAGAGTATGAGGACCAAGTTGAAACTGAACAGGAAGCACCAGCAGAAGCGGCTGCAGTCCAGATTAAAGTGTCTGCTGAAGATAGATCCCCTTCATGGATCCCAGCCATTGTCGAAGACATTGATGATAAACATGATGAGCTGAGTGACATTCCAGAGGAGGCTGAGAATGCTGCCACACCAAAGTCTGTTGACACGGACATTACAGAGGATGAAACTGAGGGCGAGGCTTCTCCACCCCTTAAAGCTCTAGGGCACACAGGGCGCAGACTGTCTACAGCTGAGGTGAAGCCTGTCGCTCCAGATCCAGCTGATGAAACCACTCCTGTTCCTCAGGGGCCCAAGCCGGAGAGCGCAAATGAGGTTATGGTGGGCATAGAGGCCCAAAGTAGTGAAATTCCACCCAAGTCATCTGTGACTGTTGAAGATGTACCAATAGAGGCAGCTTTGGAAAAAATGGAGTATGCACCACCAACTGAGAATGCAGAGTCCAAGACGAATACCACCCTGGAGCCACACGCTTCTAATGAGGCCATGGCTATCTGCACTGGCCTAGGAACTAAGGAGATTGCCAAAGTAGCCCTGGAGAAACCTGCAATGCCCATCATTGAGTGTGTGGCTGTGATCCGTGATGCTCTTAGCACAGAGGTGTCACAGGAAGAGAAACCAGCATATGGAGAGGAAGCTGCTGTTACAGAAGATGCAGTGCTCAAGGCCCAAGTGCACCAAGTGGAAGCCACCGAGCTTGAGCCTGTCGTTGAAAATTCACTGAGTGAAGTGGTAGACATTCAAGCAGCCAGTGGGAGCAATGAACCTGAGATTGAGGTGGTTGGAATTGTCAACACTGTTGTGAAGGAGTCTGAAGTCCTTCAGCCTACCGTCATGAGCGAGAACTCTCCTAAAGCTGCTGTAGTCAGTCCGATTTCaccaacatctgaaacaactgTTTGCACCCAGAGCGTAGAAGTCACTGAGCCAACTGTAGAAACCAAGGAGGTGAAAATGGAGATAAAGCAGCTTGCTGCCACTGAAGAAAATAACCTTGTTAAAGAGGTAGTTCAGGGTGTGACTGAAGAGATCACAATGAAGACTGAGCCAGCCTTCCCTGTAGTTGTAGCAAGTGAGGAGGGTCCTGTTATCACAGAAACAGTAGTACTTGTGGCCCCGCTCAGTGTGGAGTCTGACCAAGTGGCAACATCAGACATGGTGACCATGGAGGAGGGTATAGTTTTAGAAACAATGGAGGCCACTACCTTTCAAACAGCAGAGTTGGAGATCAGCGCGGTCATTGAGCAGGCCAGCAAGGAGACGGAGGAAATCAAGGAGGATGTCCAGCAGGCCGGTGAAATTGAGGCTCAGAGCATGGTCATTGCCCAGGCTGTCATTCAGGATGCCATGGATAAAGTTTCAGAAGATGCGCCTGAACCCAAAAAGCCCACCACTCCAACAGCCACCATCCCAGAAGCAGTCCAGGCTGTagcaacaacagagaaagagattgagATCACAACAGAGATCCCTATTATCACTGACACccctgttgctgttgtttgcgTAAAAAGTCCAGCACCAAAGTCACCTCAGCCACTCTTTGTTGCCATGGAGGTCATTGACACAATCCCAGTAGAGGTTATAGAGAGCCTTGATGCCCCtgtagaggaggagaagaaaccAGAAGAAGGGTTGAAGAAAGCTGTGGAGGTAAAAGTAAGTGATGAAACTGTCATAGTGGAAGAAGTGGTGGAGAGTCAGACAGGAGAAGAGCTTGAACAGGTCGAGGaggaacagagcagagaagaagaccCAGAAGTTCAGGAACGAGATGTAAAAGAAGCAGCTGAGGAAGTGAAACCACAATTAGAGGAGGCAAAGTCAGATGAGACTTCAGAGgagaacacagagaaagtgCAAGAGATTCACATACCAGTCCAAGTGGTCCTGCAGACAGCGCAGGTGATTGAGGCGCCGTCAGTGGAAGAAGAGGCTGCGGTGGAGTTTGACAGCAATGGTCCTGTGGCTGAAGACGTAAAAGCTGAGAGCACTGcaagtgaaaacaaactctCAACGCTGACAGAAGAACCTCAAGCGACAGCTTCAGCAGAGCTTTCGGCTCCCAGCGAGgtcacagaggcagcagccagccaaccagagacagagaaaacctCATCGGTAAAGTGTGCAGAAGTGATGGCACAGGTGATGGAGGTGATTGAGGAGGCTGTGAAGGAGATCGAGCCAGTGTCCACAGAGATCACAGCAACATCATGA